From the genome of Hemiscyllium ocellatum isolate sHemOce1 chromosome 11, sHemOce1.pat.X.cur, whole genome shotgun sequence:
ggtcgcagcagtctggctgtcagttcagaaatgctcctgatgtatgggagtgtggccaatcctttggattgtggcatgtcctcatttcgttgtctttccctgaggcatctggtaatgaaattgcgcgggtatccgtttttggtgaatacattgtataggtgttcttcttcctctttttgtagttcaggtgtgctgcagtgtgttgtggcccttttgaataatgtcctgatgcaacttcgtttgtgtgtgttgaggtggttgctttcatagttcaggacttggtctgtgtgtgtggcttttctgtataccttcgtggtgaattctccgttcggtgttctttgtaccatcacgtccaggaatgggagctggttgtccttttcttcctctctcgtgaaccggattcctgtgagtgtggcgttgatgatccggtgtgtgttctagCTGTCTACTAACTATCTAGCTAGTAATATTGTGTCACCTTATTAATAAGATTGCAAAAGATAAGAGACAGGCAAGAggggacattggactgctggaaaatgaagctggagaaataGTAATGGAAATGTCAGAGGACGGGAATAGGTACTTTGTAACAGTCTTGTGGTATCGTACAGTAACATCAATAAGCACAGAATCCAAACCACATGTGTAAGTGTGCACTATTGTAGCCATATAACTAGTGTTGTTCATAAACATCAAGATTTCTGACTCATCCAGAACCCAGCTCTATTGTATATGTAAAATTGATTGACATATAGAACATCACAAAatgtatcagggtacagggtctTCGGTGCCAGTCAAACTGCAGTAAATGTAAGTTGGCACAGATTTGAAAATGCATGGGTTTTATTAATAAGAcagacataagaccataagatataggaatagaaattaggctcttcagcccatcaagtctgctccaccattcaatcttgCTGataaatgtttctcaaccccattctcccgcttactccatgtaatccttgattcctttgatactcaagaacttatctatctcaatgacctagcctccacatccttctgtggtggtggattctatagattcaccactctctggctgaagaggtttctccttatctccattctaaaaggtcttccctttactctcagacTGTCCCCTTGGGTCCTAACGATATCCTACCAGTCTCTCCTACCGATGGAAACGTCTTgccaacattcactctgtccagggcATTTAATATTCTATATGTTTCCATTTGATCCCTCATCCTcagttgtaccctagaactctgtgggaagctggagaagtgtttgctgggcctcttgctgagatacttgtatcatcgatagtcacaggtgaagtcctggaaaactggaggttggctaacgtggtgccactgtttaagaaggtaaggacaagccagggaactataaaccagtgagcctgacatcggtggtgggcaagttgttggagggaatactaAGGGACAGGatattcatgtatttggaaaggcaaggactgattagggatagtgtgtgaaatcatgtctcataaacttgattaagATTTTAGAGgaagtaacaaataggattgatcagggcagagcagtagatgtaatccaaatggacttcagttaggcgttcgacaaggttccccataggagactgattagcaaagttagatctcatggaatacagggagaactagccatttggatatagaactggctcaatgctagaagacaaagggtggtggtggagggttgtttttcagactggaggtttgtgaccagtggagtgccacaaggatcggtgttgggtcctctactttttgtcatttacataaatgatttggatacgagcataagaagtatagttagtaagtttgcagatgtcaccaaaattggaggtgtagtcgacagcgaagagggttacctcagattacaacaggatctggaccagatgggccagtgggctgagaagtggcagatggagtttaattcagataaatgtgaggtgctgcagtttgggaaagcaaatcttagcaggatttatacacttaatggtaaggtaaaaataatgactgcagatgctggaaaccagattctggattagtagtgctggaagagcacagcagttcaggcagtatcgaaggagcagtaaaatcgacgatttgggcaaaagcccttcatcaggaatacagacagggagcctgaagcgtggagagataagtgagaggagggtgagggtggggagaaagtagcatagagtacaataggtgagagggggaggggatgaaggtgataggtcggtgggggggggagggtggattggataggtgaaaaagaagataggcaggtaggataatcatggggacagtgctgagctggaagttgggaactgcggtgaggtgggggaaggggaaatgaggaaactgttgaagtccacattgcaacgccactcacctgcattctgctgacacaacCCCCagagatcccactgtcaccatccccgccccctagaaccctgaggggaacaccacccctgctcataactccacccccattccccccaccaccacacccactccagttaaaggctctgcccccactcccagctccacacccacaccagatcccagctcccagccctgccgagttttcaccatccctccagacctccccctcactgaggacgaacgatcagtcctcagcaaaggactcaccttcatccccctccgtccacgcatcaatgaatttaatacacgccgtgacatcgaacacttcttccgtcgcctccgcctctgagcttactttcacaatcaggactcccgtccaccttccaaggacctcttcacccacctccaacacactgcatccacctggacaccccacgcaGGTCTATTACCTGCTCTTgacttcttcatttccaactgccgctgggacattaaccgcctcaacctgtctacccccctcccccactctaacctctcaccctcacaacacgcagccctccaatccctctgctccaatcccaacctcaccatcaagccagcagataaagggggcgcagtggtcgtctggcgcactgacctctacaccgctgaagccaaacgccaactcgtggacacctcttcctaccgccccctcgaccatgaccccaccctcccatcaccaaatcatcatctcccagaccatacagaacctcatcacctcaggagatctcccacccacagcttccaacctcatagtccgggaaccccgcactgcccagttctacctccttcccaagatccacaagcctgaccaccctggctgacccattgtctcagcatgctcctgccccactgaactcatctctacctacctcgacattgtcctaccccccctagtccaggaactccccacatacattccagacaccacccacgccctccacctcctcaaaGATTTCCTTTTCCCTGGACcctaatgcctcatcttcaccatgaatatccaatccctctacacctccatccactatgaccagggcctccaagccctccgtttcttcctctcccgacgtccccaactgtacccttccactgacactctcattcgtttggccgaactggtcctcacccttaacaatttctccttcaaatcctccttttcctccagaccaaaggggtagccatgggcacccatatgggccccagctgtgtctgtctctttgttggctacatagaacagtcgatcttccataattacactggcaccactccccacctcttcctccgctacactgatgactgcattggcgccacctcgtgctcccgcgaggaggttgagcaattcatcaacttcaccaacacattccaccctgaccttaaatttacctggaccatctctgacacctctctccccttcctagacctctccatctccattaatgacgaccgacttgataccgacattttttacaaacccaccgactcccacagcgacctggattacacctcttcccaccccacttcctgcaaaaatgccatcccatattcccaattcctccgcctccgccgtatctgctcccaggaggaccagttccaccacagaacacaccagatggcctccttctttagagaccgcaatttcccttcccacgtggttaaagatgccctccaatgcatctcgtccacaacccggacctctgccctcagaccccacccctccaaccataacaaggacagaacgcccctggtgctcaccttccaccctacaaaccttcgcataaactgaatcatctgccgacatttccgccacctccaaacagaccccaccaccagggatatatttcactccccacccctttccgccttctgcaaagaccgttccctccgtgactacctggtcaggtccacgcccccccccccttcaacccactctcccatcttGGCAGCTTCCActaccactgcaggaactgcaaaacctgcgcccacacctcctccctcacctctatccaaggctctaaaggagccttccacatccatcaaagttttatctgcacatccatcaatataatttattgtatctgttgctcccgatgcggtctcctctacattggggagactggacgcctcctagcagagtgctttagggaacatctccgggacacccgcaccaatcaaccacaccgccctgtggcccaacatttcaactccccctcccactctgccgaggacatggatgtcctaggcctccttcaccgccaccccctcaccaccaaacacctggaggaagaacgcctcaccttccgccccggaacacttcaaccccagggcatcaatgtggatttcaacagtttcctcatttccccttcccccacatcaccgcagtttaaaaatgtgttgctggaaaagcgaagcaggcatctgcagtcctcacttcctcaccgcagttcccaacttccagctcagcactgtccccatgattatcctacctgcctatcttcttttccacctatccacttcaccctacCCCCTCcgccctgacctatcaccttcatcccctcatccactcacctattgtactctatgctactttctccccacccccaccctcctctcatttatctctccacgcttcaggctctcggcttgtattcctgatgaagggcttttgcccgaaacatcgattttacttaatggtaaggtcctagggagtgttgctgaacaaagagacctcggcatacaagttcatagctccctgaaagtggagtcgcaggtagataggatagtgaagaaggcatttggtatgctttcctttactggtcagagtattgagtacaggagttgggatgtcatgttgcagctgtacaggacattggttaggccactgttggaatattgcatgcaattctggtctccttcctattagaaagatgttgtgaaacttgaaagggttcagaaaagatttacaaggatgttgccagggttggaggatccaaatcatttatataaatagcaaaaagtagtgaacccagcaccgatccttatggcactccactggtcacagacctccagtatgaaaagcaaccctccaccaccaccctctgtcttctacctttgagccagttctgtatccaaatggatagttctccgtgtattccgtgagatctaaccttgctaatcagtctcccatgaggaactttgacgaacgccctactgaagtccatactctgccctcatcaatcgtctttattacttcttcaaagcaCTCAATCAAGTTATCTCAAAGGCTTAGAGAAGATTTCTTAGgcctgaccttcccttgatgaaactatgctgactttgacctattttaccatacactttcaagcattcagaaacctcatccctcacaatggattccaggatcttactcaCAACTGAAGTTAGGCTaatcattctgtaattttcagtcttttgccttactccctttttaaacagcggtgtcatgttagcaattttccagtcgcCAGCACCCTCCCTGATtgtagcgattcctgaaagatcaccgcTAAGATCCCTTAGAACTCTCGCATGTAGTCCATTTTGTCCAGATTTACCCactttcaggccattcagtttttcaagCACTTTCTCATTGgtaatggccaccatactcagctttgccccctcactctcttgaagttttgggctattactcatgtcttccactgtgaagactgatgtgaagtaattattcagttcctcagccatttccttgttcctcactactatctctccagtgtcattttctagCAGCCCACTGTCCCACTTCTCCTATCAGAAATGATACATTGATGTAAGTAAATATacatttctgcattctcagttctTGTTGGCCTATTCTTAACTAGTGAAGGTGTCACTCATCGGTGAGATGACTAAACATACTTTATCAATCTAGAGAGCGACCAAGGACACAGTGTGTTGAACCCATTGCTCTGGAAAAGTACTGCACACTGAGCAaagcttgcagagagaaacagTCGTCTGGAGCTGAGGTTGACTAACTTTGTTACTAAATATATTTTCTTCCTGGTTTAGCTGGAGTGGGATTTTATGACATGTTGTTGATCAGTTTAACATTTTAAAGGAGATTAGGTTTGTATATTTTTGATTTATACTTAAAACTCTGATCGCAGAATGTTTGATTGCTTATGATTGAATACCTGCTTTTTAAGTTTAGACATTATCTGCCTGCTTTTCCTGAAATTCTGACTAATTATTTTTATTATCCTCTACTAAAGTATTGTTCTCTCAGAATTATATTTCCCACTTCCATTCGTTTCCCACATTTCTTCAATGACCcctgtttgtttctttcttttttagTTTATTTATTCCAAGCTGTGTCAAATGATGCAGGTTCCAGACTTCAAGAACAAACGCCTTCCTTTGGTCAGTGCTATAAACAGATTTCTCACATCTGTCACCGTCATGAGTGGAACTATCATGCTCCCAAGTTTACTCCGGGATCTCCCAGTGGAAGATGGAGATAATCACATGAAAAGCAGTGTTTCTGAACAGAAAGACATGTATGATAACTACCTGCTCCTGAAGTCTATCAGAAATCACATTGAGTGGGGTATTCAGGATGAACAAGTAAAATCTGATCTAGAGTCCATAAAAGCCAGAGAAGAAGGTGATGATTGTGGAGAACTTCAAAGACAATTTCATCACCATTTAGATGGACTTTACAATGTCCTATCCAAGCTTACACAGCAAGCTAATCGTGTAACCAACAGGTATACAAAGGAACTGGAAACTTATGACTTGGGGAGATAAAAGGTATACTTTACTGATTATAGATAACATGGAatgaaaattgaaattgctgTCTTAGTGTCTTTAATCTGACTTTGTGATTCCTGCTCATTATTTAAATCAATTAACTCTCAGTGTTTACAGTTTAGAAACCCTCTGACCTACCTTTCCTACAAAATGATTTAAGACCAAAACTATACTTTTTCTGAACTTGGATTTAAAGGCACAACTTGGACTATAAGGTGTGTTTCCTGTGATAGAACAGgatgttatttttgttttaagtGATAAGCTTAAGGATTTATTAAATATCCTGTAATAGTAGGACTCATTGCCAATAAAGCAACTTCTGTGTATTATCAACATATGATGCAATAATGTCTGGCAAACTAATAAGCCATTATCCTCCAGTTGCATTCCACATTGCAACTTCTGTTTGCACTGGCAATTGTACAGGTACTTTTCCATTGATTAGTTCAAGCAAGCTTAAATAAGGTCACGTCTCTTCCCTGTATTGATCACCCATTATCACTTGGAAAATTTCTGTTCAGCTTTGATTGGATTTGTAAACTTATAAAAGCTGATTTGAACAAAAATCTCAAAAATGCCCTGAAATAAACTCCATAAATAGTTAGAATATGAGATTCCATTGTTTTCATGCCCAGAtttcaatgtggttgactggACTTACCCACTAATTAGTGGACTTTAAACATGAGGTTTGTCTTACACTTGCATTTTCCACAAACCACCAAATATCCAAACCCATTCTGGAAGGTTCTTAAAACAGTGCTCATATCTTACATACAGAGGGACGAGTAAGCACTTTTAAAACACTTTTCATACCTGGAAACATTCAATTTATTAAGAAACTAATGTGGTTAATTATTCAAATTGGCTCTTCATTCAATTAATTGAAATCAAAATACAGACAAAAGACTGGACATGCATattaaaaatgcttattttttactGTAAATCTATCTTTAGCTGCATTAATAAACATGGTGTATATTACCACTCATAAAGCATCAAGTAATGTCTCTTCCCCAAAAAAGAAGTTCtgaaatttacatattaatttcaaaacctgcaacccattataaaagatgacagacttaattgttatctaggtttgttcaatggcttgcttcatttgcatgacactaatcttttgctataaattctgtgtcttatgatcctgttccacagctacctgatggaggagcagcactctgaaagctaatacttccaaataaacctgttggactacaacctggtgttgtgtgatttttaacattgcaaaAAAGCAACAATTGTATTCCATTACACTGCCAAATCGTGTTGGTTCATTTAAGTTTTGACATTTGTAATTATACTTGAACTATATCTTAACCATCACAAATTTCAGTGTGTTTTGGTACAGTAGCCTGTGACCTTCTAGCCAATCAGGACAACGTAGCACAGAGTAAATGTAGCATTCAGAGTCAGCTATTTTGGAAATCAAGCTGGTGTTTTGGCACCAGCTCAAGGAAATATATCTAATGTTGTTTGTTCCTTGTTCCAATTTAAAGTTACATCAGCCTTGCAAATGAGAATTACAACACTGGGTTTTCTACCTTACTCTTGTTATTAATGGGCTAGTCACTCAGTATTCTTGTGCCTAGCAATGTGGATCTGGAAAGATTTCCTGCTGACAAAAGAAGGGAACTTTGCAAACTGGTTTTTGAGTAAATGTCTACCTCAACATCACGCACAGCCAGTTTCTGTTTTGTTGATCGTGCAGTAATGTAACTGGAGCAGATTAACATACAAAGGCGACTGGTTCCAATAGACAGACAGAGGAAGGTTGGGATAGGGGGATGGGGTCATTCCCGtgtctctcctcctcttcctgctcctcttcctgctcctcttcctgctcctgttcctgctcctgctcctcttCAGAACCCAATCTCTCAAACACACAAAGCCTTCCTCTTGCTTCTCCATGGGAAAAAGAATTGAAAAAATATGTTTAGTAAGCATTGTCTTATCACTATTTTTATTTTACTTATACAAATTTCACTTCTACAGTGACAATATATTTACATCAAAGACCTTCCCATACACAATCATATTCCACACAAATCCATTTTGATCACAACTATTGTTTTCTTCCATATTTGGTCTTGATGCGGTACCATTTTGATATTGTttcttctgcattaaactccaccaAAGCAATTCCAAATTCTTAGTATGAAATCTTGTTCAGAAAGTGAATGGATTATGATCTCTGCAGAGTTATTGGATTTGTCGGCTTCATAATATTGTAGAGTCAATACCAAACTTAATGTTTCCTTTTCCACAGATCAACATTTCAGCTGGCATGAATTTTacgatttttttgaaaaatatctgACTGGTCATTCAATCCTCATTTATTATCTTGTAATGAAACCATGCCAATACTGACTTTGATAGTGTCAACACCCTGTTTAAATGGCTTAACATTATTCAGAACTGTTAAAGCCAGAGATATAATTAGTTCATCTTTTAAGCTGTCAAAGGCCCTGTGATATTCTATTGGCCACaaaattttctttattttctttaacaAACTAACTTAAGAAACCACTACAACACTAAAGTTCAGCATGAGCTTTCAAAGCTATCCACTCCTCCCTATATACTGTGAAATCTCTCCTTTTGTATTAGAAACCTTATTTTTGCTTTTCTTCATGGTGATTCTTGGTCTTATCCCACAGTATGGCCAAAATGAGTTACTTTTACTTTGACAAATTCacctgtgagcagttttggggtgAATTTGGCCTTTTATAATTGATCAGATAATTCATTTGAGTGCAGTCAATGTTCCTCCCAGGTTTGGCTGAACACAAATCACCAATATGTTTGATACAGTTGCATAATCCTTCAATAACTTTGATGgttaatttttgaaaaattattAGTACTTTTTCATTCCAATCAACTTTATTTTACATTAATAAAGTCCATCTAGGGTTTTAAGAGCTGATATTTCTTTGGCTCTATTGGTCAATGGAATTTACCCATGTAAAGATAACCTTTTTTTCGACCTTTGACTAAAGATGAGAAAATATTGCTTTACCTTTGTCAAGGCAATTGAACAAGCACAGTTCATTACAAATTTTGATTTATTACAGGGAAATCAATGCCACAACTCATTGGGGcagtgtgctggaaatcaagtGCTATTTTTCCTGGAATCATCACAAGCATCAAAATTTGATGAAATCATCAATTTACTCTGTCTTATCTACCTGCAGGTTAAAATAATTGGTACAAAGATTTTTAGTAACAGCAAACTATTTATTGTAACCAAACTGTTTTTAACCAATAGCAAAAAAGAATCATGAATTGCTATAACTTAAAGTATACCCCTTTCTTAAAATTCTCATGTACTTACAGCCAAACACAGAAAAAGTCAAGACCTAGGTACAGAGGGGAAAAATTACCGAAATACATTCTGGCATGAATTTAGAGCACAGAGAgcattgattgattgatagagtcatacagtcagatTTCTTTCCGATTCTTTGCTGATACTATACTGCTGTGAAAGCTGCAGATACTCTAATTCCCAGTCTTTCATTTACAGGTGGATGATTCACTTTTTAAGTGCTTCTGAAGGTGTTTCTCCCCATTTCCTTTCCATTAGGAAATTTTCAGACAGTGGTTTACGGGGAAATGATGAGCGATAAAAGCTAACAGGAGATTTTCTGTCACTTCTCCACATGAAGGTGAGAAACTTGGGCACTTTCTCCTTGTATGCTTCAAGCTACTCCTGCATTGTCCACATACAAGAGTGAAAGCATTTGCTTAAGAAGTTGCTATTTGTCAAGCACTCCTGACCCACAAACTGATCCAATAAACTGGTTAAAACTGTAGTGCCAATACACACAGTACCAATATGTCTAGCATATTTCCCCTTCTACTTGAATAAGTCAACATTACAGATACAACTCACAGGGAACTGGAAGTTACTGAAGAGGTGGAGGGCATTGAATTGTTGTGGAATTAGGTGGGAAGTTTCTGGACTAAGGGGGAGAGGATGGGGTCGAGATCAGAAGAGATGAGTTCAGATGATTAGTATCCGAGCGTTCACAGCCACCTACCGGGATCCCAAGTACTCAACCGCAACCTCCATCTCCGCTCTGGATGTCTCCTCCAATGCGCCTCGGACTCTGCCAACACAGTTTCCCAGCCCCCAACGctttatcttcacaatggatgtTCAGTCCTTACACACATCCAGACCCCACGAGGACTGCAGGCCCTTAGCGTCTTCCTCGACAACAGcccatccagtccccctccaccaataccctcctccgCCTCGCCAAACAGGTCCTTACCCTCAATAACTTTTCCTTTTACTCTTCCCATTTCCTTCAAATCCAGTGGGTGGCCTTGGGCATTCGGATGGGCCCTAGCtacgcctgcctctttgtcggttCCTGCACAGGCACTCTACCCCAACTCTTCTGTATCAGTGCAGCATCCTGCACTCA
Proteins encoded in this window:
- the LOC132820252 gene encoding mid1-interacting protein 1-B-like, which encodes MQVPDFKNKRLPLVSAINRFLTSVTVMSGTIMLPSLLRDLPVEDGDNHMKSSVSEQKDMYDNYLLLKSIRNHIEWGIQDEQVKSDLESIKAREEGDDCGELQRQFHHHLDGLYNVLSKLTQQANRVTNRYTKELETYDLGR